A DNA window from Coffea arabica cultivar ET-39 chromosome 6c, Coffea Arabica ET-39 HiFi, whole genome shotgun sequence contains the following coding sequences:
- the LOC113692766 gene encoding microtubule-associated protein 70-1, translating to MSSAQMISSSSNSNCCVDNCNGDVSWPEPPKLTPSASLKTKKKPTPALSISRAGGEVDELVTLLHGSDPLRVELSRLENEVRDKERNLGDAYAEIKALKYSERLKEKAVEELSDELKKIDDKLKATEALLESKNLEVRKINEEKKTALAAQFAAEATLRRVHAGQKDDEMPPIEAIITPLEAELKLARLEVAKLQDDNRALDRLTKSKEAALLEAERTVQMALAKASLVDDLQNKNQDLMKQIEICQEENRILDKMHRQKVSEVEKLMQTVHELEEAVLAGGAAANAVRDYQRKMQELNEEKRILDRELARAKISANRVAVVVANEWKDSNDKVMPVKQWLEERRLLQGEMQQLKDKVAIAERTAKAEAQLKEKYHLRFKVLEERLKASSTCTTRSTPQGGSVCNGLSRRQSFGGGESLSKPPSNGISLKKTKFQSRSFRTNSSSALLEQSKFSSTLFGSGSRSLDGENTLTYENDIDNRFTNSCDHRHSNEIARIHENGYANEIGNLNAADKAEGENKDYVSGMLYDMLQKEVITLRKACQEKDQSLKDRDDSIEMLAKKVETLNKAMEVESKKMRREVAAMGKELAATRIGKEQDQRLRRVSSTRGPVNGTHQPAIRPENDKAVCVANQS from the exons ATGTCAAGCGCTCAGATgattagtagtagtagtaacAGCAATTGCTGTGTTGATAATTGTAACGGCGACGTCAGTTGGCCGGAGCCGCCGAAGCTGACGCCGTCGGCTTCGCTTAAGACGAAGAAGAAACCGACTCCGGCGCTGAGCATTTCCAGAGCCGGCGGGGAAGTTGACGAGCTGGTTACTCTTCTTCACGGCTCTGATCCCCTCCGCGTCGAGCTCAGTCGCCTGGAAAATGAAGTCCGAG ACAAAGAGAGGAATCTGGGAGATGCGTATGCAGAAATCAAGGCCTTGAAGTACTCAGAGCGCCTAAAAGAGAAGGCAGTTGAGGAG CTTTCGGATGAGTTAAAGAAAATTGACGACAAATTGAAAGCAACTGAAGCACTTTTGGAAAGCAAG AATTTAGAGGTTAGgaaaataaatgaagaaaagaaaacagctcTGGCAGCACAATTTGCTGCAGAAGCCACTCTTCGAAGAGTTCATGCAGGTCAAAAAGATGATGAAATGCCTCCTATTGAAGCCATTATCACTCCTTTAGAGGCAGAATTGAAGTTGGCCAGGCTGGAG GTAGCTAAGCTACAAGATGACAATAGAGCCCTGGATCGACTTACTAAGTCCAAAGAGGCTGCTCTGTTGGAGGCTGAGCGAACTGTCCAAATGGCATTGGCGAAAGCCTCCTTGGTTGATGATCTGCAGAACAAAAACCAAGATTTGATGAAACAGATAGAGATATGCCAG GAGGAGAATAGAATATTGGACAAGATGCACAGGCAGAAAGTTTCTGAGGTTGAAAAGTTAATGCAAACTGTACATGAACTTGAGGAGGCTGTTTTGGCTGGAGGTGCTGCAGCCAATGCAGTACGTGATTACCAGCGAAAGATGCAAGAATTGAAC gaagaaaaaagaattcTGGACCGTGAACTTGCTCGTGCAAAGATTTCAGCGAATCGGGTTGCTGTTGTTGTTGCTAATGAGTGGAAAGATTCCAATGACAAAGTAATGCCTGTAAAGCAAtggctggaagaaagaagactTCTTCAG GGAGAAATGCAACAGCTTAAAGACAAAGTGGCAATTGCAGAGCGAACTGCAAAGGCAGAAGCACAAttaaaa GAGAAGTATCACTTACGATTtaaagttttggaagaaaggcTAAAAGCTTCTTCAACTTGTACCACCCGCTCTACTCCACAAGGAGGAAGTGTGTGTAACGGTCTTTCACGGCGCCAATCTTTTGGTGGAGGAGAAAGTTTGTCCAAACCTCCATCAAATGGGATTTCATTGAAAAAGACAAAGTTTCAGTCTAGGTCATTTCGAACAAATAGTTCTTCAGCATTATTGGAGCAGTCAAAATTCTCATCAACGTTATTTGGTAGTGGTAGCAGATCACTGGATGGAGAAAACACTCTAACATATGAAAATgacatagataacagattcacTAATTCCTGTGATCATAGGCATAGTAATGAAATAGCAAGAATACATGAGAATGGTTATGCAAATGAGATTGGTAACTTGAATGCAGCTGATAAAGCCGAAGGGGAGAATAAAGATTATGTATCTGGTATGTTGTATGATATGCTGCAGAAGGAGGTTATAACTTTGAGGAAAGCTTGCCAAGAGAAAGATCAGAGCCTGAAGGACAGAGATGACTCAATCGAG ATGTTGGCAAAAAAGGTAGAAACACTGAATAAAGCTATGGAAGTTGAGTCCAAAAAGATGCGTAGAGAAGTAGCTGCTATGGGGAAAGAACTTGCAGCTACTCGTATTGGCAAGGAACAAGACCAAAGATTGAGACGTGTAAGTTCTACAAGGGGACCTGTAAATGGAACTCATCAACCTGCAATAAG GCCTGAAAATGACAAAGCTGTTTGTGTTGCAAACCAAAGTTGA